The DNA window CTACAATTTATTAGTAACTTTCGTTCTTAATCATTGCCTTTAGCAACCAAGGAAATGCATTTCCTTTACAGCATTTTTAGATAATATGAAGTTATCGATATCAAACAATTAAGTCACTATGGAAATTAAAACTCATATCATTAATAACACAAAAATAGCAGAAATCGTTACTGATGAACTTATTATACAATCGGCTCAAGACAGTCTGGATCTCTTAGGAAATATTTACTATCAGGGGTTCGACAGATTAATCATTTATGAAAAAAATATGACACCGGATTTTTTTGATCTTAAAACAAAAATTGCAGGTGATATACTCCAAAAATTTTCTAATTACAGAATGCCGTTAGCCATTATTGGAGATTTTAAAAAATATGAAAGTAAAAGCATTAAAGATTTTATTTTTGAAAGTAACAAAACAAGACATATTAATTTTGTAGCTGTGCTTGAAGAAGCATTAGAAAATTTTTCAAAATAAATAATTTTTCTTTAGTTTAAAGGATCAATAAAGATTAATTTATTCAAATATTCCCATAAAATTATTTTATGGATTTTTTATTTTCATTTTTCACTAAATGAAAGTATTTCAGAACGTTACTACTCCATATATTAGAAATAATCTATTAAATAGATAATATAAATAATAATTTAAATCATAAAATTATTTTTAATTTAAAATTTAAGCCAAATAAAAATTCACATCTGAAAGACAGGGGATTAAAGTAATTTATTCCTATATTTGCAACAAACACAAGAAGTATGAATTTTAGTTATTTACCAGCCGGACAATATTGATATCATCATATTAAGGCTTTTAACTCACATTTTTTTCACTCTTTTTTAACGGAATTTTACAGAATCTCTTCTTAGAAGTTCTTATAATTCCTACAGCAACTTTTGTATGGCGTAGATTAAATCATATTATGCAGTAAAACTAACTGTTGTAGATTTTTTCTGCCATTCAAAGCTATTTTATTAAAAGAAACTGATATATAAAACACAAATTATTTCATAGATCACAAACCTTAACAAAAAATAAATTACACTATGATGAAAAATCATTTCTTATCCTTCGCTTTTTTATTTATTGCTTTATTTTGCCAAGCCCAGGTTGGGATTAACACACCTAATCCTGATAACAGTGCTGCTCTGGATATTTACAGTCAAAATCGAGGAGTGTTAATTCCCAGACTCACGACTGCTCAAAGAAATGCCATTGCAAGTCCGGCCAATTCACTGCTAATTTATGATACTGACAAAAAATGTTTAAGCCAGAATATCGGTACCCCTACAAGTCCAGATTGGTTATGTATCAGTGGTAATGCTGTTAAAATGTTTTACATGCCAAGTGTTTCCTTTGATACTTCCAAAAATGCCAATGCTCAAACAAAGGATTTATATACATTATACAAGAATCAATTTGGGTCTCCGAAAGCAAAAAGTACTAGTGCACCAGCATCTATTCCCTTTTTCCCGTCTAATAAAGACCTTTACTATTATGTAACTGATGCCGATTCCAATGTATTTAGTAACATCTCCATCGCGGACACAGGTGTCATGACGTATGATGTAAGAGCAGCAGCAACAGATTGCTCTTTTATTAATATTGTTTTTGTAGTAAAATAATTGAGTTATGATGAAAAATATCTCAATTTCAGTATACAATAAGCTTTTATTTATTTCTCTATTGTTCATTTTTTCTCAAAATATCAGAGCTCAAAACGAACAAGGAACAGGTTATCCGTATTTCGTGAGCTTTACCCAAGGATTACAACCTCAGGAAGCTTATAAAGTAACGACAAGTGGTGTTCAAAATGATGCAACTTTTACTACCGATGGCTTACGCCTGACCAGAAGCATGAATAATATCTCTGGTGGAGTTATATTGGCCGACAGAATATTTAAAAGTGATCAAGGAATAAAATTTGAATTTGAATATGTAATCTATGGTGGAGGCTCCAATGGAGGAGATGGTATCTCTATATTTTTAATCGATGGATCAATTCCTAAAGAACAGCTCAATATTGGGTCTTACGGAGGTGGATTAGGGTATACTCATGTTATGAGAACTTCGAGATGGGGAGGAAATTTAGAAGGGCTGAGAGGGGCTTATTTGGGAATTGGTCTGGATGAATTTGGAAATTTTAAAAGCAGATTTCTTCAGGGTGACAGAACAAGGAATGGGCTTACCGATGTATCAATAGCCGGATGGCGCAGTAATATAACTTTGAGAGGTAAACGTGGAAATCAATACCTTTCATCAGCTGAGCCCGCCGGATACAATGGGTATCCATTATTGTACAGCACAGCGACCAATGTGGCGTCTTCTAGTAATAACCGTTCAGTATACTTGGATGTTCAAACCGGCAAGCATGTAGGTATTAAAAATCCAAACTTTAGCCAGTTCAACATAGAAAGTGGTGGAAACTCAATTCCTCAAAGTGATACGGATGTAAGATTCCGTAAAGCATATGTAACGTTAGTCCCTAATCCTTCAGGTGGTTATAATATTACCTTAGAAATTCAACATGGTAATGTTAAAGAGAAAATCGTTGACAATTATTATTATCCAACGTCTTTAAAATATACGGAGAATGCCATGCAAAATAATCAGGTAAGAACATTGGATACTTCTCCTCCTGCTACTTTCAGAATTGGATTTGCAGCCTCAACAGGTGCTGCTAAAAATATACATTTATTAAAAAATTTGGGCGTAAGTAAACCTTATGCAGCTGAAGTAACAGATGATTTATTTGAAGGATGTCCTAAAATAAAATCGATATACTCGCCATTATTAAATGACGCCGCTTATTCTAAAAAAAATGGGCAAAACCCTCCTACGGCTTCTTATGATAATATTGATTTCAACTCGTTCCGGTTTTTGGACATTAATGGTAATGTCATTCCAAATATTGTGGGTGGAGTTTACACTAACAATGAAGGTACCTGGACCTATTATCCCTCTACGGGAAAACTTTCTTTCAAACCAGCTGACGGGTTTACCGGAGTTGCTCAGATAAGATATGATATTAAAGGTGGAGGCAGAGACGGAACTGAGATTCCTTATAATCAGGAAGACTACAGATCAATGCCTGGATTGATACAAGTCAACATCTCAAATTCTAACAACTGCAGTAAATCCTGCGTTATTTCGAATAAAAATGTAACTCAAAAAATAAAAACCGAGTAAGAATTAACAAGAAACACATCATCCTAAAGCCGATTCTTTAGGATGATTTTTATTAAAGAGCAATTGTATCAATTCAGATTGACTTTAGCTCAACCCTAAAAATCAATCTATTTTCATTAGCCTAAAATATTCGATAGCATCTTGTAGCGCTTTGCCTACAAGCTGATAATGAATCCTCAATTCTTCTATTGATTTCCGATTGGAATAGTAATTATGAACCTGCAGAGCTTTCATATTGGAAGTACAGAGGTTCGTTTTTATATTCATTTTTCTCAATCCATCTCCTATATAGCCTAGAATACTCAGAATTGTATCAGGAATTGGGATCATAACTGTTTTCTGATTGGTAATATGGTTTACTTTTTTAAAAAAATCTTTATATTTTAGGTTTTCATTGGCTAAAAGGTATTTTTCACCGCTTTTTCCTCGTTCCATAGCTTTTACAACTCCATAGGCTACATCTTTTGCATGAACAAAATTTTTTCCGCCTTTAGGGTAAAAAATTACTTTCTTCTTCCAGGCCCAAAAGATGATTTTTCCAGAACTGGGCTTATGATCATATGCCCCTATCATAAAAGTAGGATTAAGAATAATGACATTTGTACTTTCAGTATGTTGCAACAAATAATCCTCTGCCTCCAGCTTGCTTTGAGCATACATCGATTTTGTAAAAGGATAACGTTGAGGGTTCTTTTCATCTCCAGGGGTTTTCTCGCTTCCATACCCCAGAGTATTAGCTGAACTAATAAAGACAAATCTTTTTACACCACAAGCTTGTGCCTGTGTAAACAAATTTACTACTCCATCATAATTCACCCTCTTATAATCTTTGTAATGAATAAGATTCTGACGGGTTTCTGCGGCAATATGGATAAAGCTGTCTATTTCCGGAAGAAATGAAGAAATATCAGAAAATAAATCCCCTTCAACAAGCTTCAGGTTCTCGTTCTTTTCACCCAAATAGCTGCTTTTCTTGCGCACCAAAGCAATAACAAAATAACCATCTTTTAATAATTTTATAACAACATTAGTTCCTAGAAGTCCTGTAATTCCGGTCACAAAAACTTTTTTCATGCTTCTATTTCTTTTTTAATTGCATTTGTCATCAACGGTAATTTGATCCAGATAGGCAAAATTTTCATAACAAGCCAGCTTATTGGATTTACCATGATCACAGAATCCCTTTTGAATAATTGATTAACGCAACGTGCAGCTACTTTATTGGGATCTAATAAAGTTAATTTCCCTAAAAAACCCTGTTTTTCAATTCTCTTGCAAACATCTATATTTGTTTTCATCGCTCCCGGGTTTACAACACTTACAAAAACGTTGGTGTCTTTCAACTCCTCATGCAAACCTCTTGAAAATGAATGAATAAATGTTTTGGAAGCAGGATACACCGTTTTAAAACCAATAGGTGAGAATGCGGCCATACTGGAAACATTTAAAATATAAGCCTTAGGCTGTTTCAATAAATTAGGTAACAGTTGATGGGTCATCATCGATGTAGCCATAACATTAACCTGTAGAATGGTATTGATGTAATCGGGTGTAGCATCCACAAATTTTTGTGTTCCTCCTAATCCTGCATTATTGATCAGAATATGAATATTAAAAGATCTGTTTAGCTCTTCTGTAAGATTCAATACATTTTCATTCGAAGAAAGATCAATCTCATAGTAATGTGTTTTTACTTCATAGCTGTCAGCAATTCTTTCACTAAGCTCCTTTACGTTCTGATTGGGTAGGCTAATAAGAATGACATTAATCTTCTTCCTAGCAAGATGTTCGACGAAGGCTTTACCTAATCCCTGGCTTGCTCCTGTTACTACAGCAAATGATTCTTTGGTATCCATAACAAAAAATTATGGTACAAATGTATCTTCATCAAGCACTTTTTCTGTTCCAGATTATATGCATGAACACATTTTGAACAAATATATAAACAATTAAAAATCAACCAATTAAAAACAATGGAAGTTAAAATTTATAAACCTGAACTTATTTTTTGAACTCTGAAGGAGTCTTATCTGTGAATTTTTTGAAAGTAGTGTTAAAAGATGTCTTGGAATTGAATCCTGACTCGTACGCAATTCCCAAAATGGAAAGCTTGTTTGCGCTGTTATTTTTTAAAAGCTTTTTAGCGTGGTCAATTCTGTATTCATTGACAAACTGGAAAAAGTTCTTTTGAAATCCCGTATTGATCACATAAGATAAATGATGCGTAGAAACAGAAAGCTGCTCCGACAGTTTAATTAAATTAAGTTCACTATCGAGATAAAGCTTTTCTTTTTCCATTACCTTTTCAAGCTCTGTTTTGATTCTTAATAATTCATCATCAGAAATTAACTTCCGTTTTACCTCTTCGTTTTCATCTTCAGTATTAATTGATATCAGCTCTTCACGCTGTTTCTCTTCAACCGGATAAATTTCCTTTTGTTTTAAAGAATAAAAGGCTACAAAATAAACAACCAGTAAGAAAGCCATATTAATGAAAGCATTCAGCGATGTTGAATTGTAGGAAAGATT is part of the Chryseobacterium paludis genome and encodes:
- a CDS encoding DUF4180 domain-containing protein; its protein translation is MEIKTHIINNTKIAEIVTDELIIQSAQDSLDLLGNIYYQGFDRLIIYEKNMTPDFFDLKTKIAGDILQKFSNYRMPLAIIGDFKKYESKSIKDFIFESNKTRHINFVAVLEEALENFSK
- a CDS encoding NAD-dependent epimerase/dehydratase family protein, whose product is MKKVFVTGITGLLGTNVVIKLLKDGYFVIALVRKKSSYLGEKNENLKLVEGDLFSDISSFLPEIDSFIHIAAETRQNLIHYKDYKRVNYDGVVNLFTQAQACGVKRFVFISSANTLGYGSEKTPGDEKNPQRYPFTKSMYAQSKLEAEDYLLQHTESTNVIILNPTFMIGAYDHKPSSGKIIFWAWKKKVIFYPKGGKNFVHAKDVAYGVVKAMERGKSGEKYLLANENLKYKDFFKKVNHITNQKTVMIPIPDTILSILGYIGDGLRKMNIKTNLCTSNMKALQVHNYYSNRKSIEELRIHYQLVGKALQDAIEYFRLMKID
- a CDS encoding lectin-like domain-containing protein codes for the protein MMKNISISVYNKLLFISLLFIFSQNIRAQNEQGTGYPYFVSFTQGLQPQEAYKVTTSGVQNDATFTTDGLRLTRSMNNISGGVILADRIFKSDQGIKFEFEYVIYGGGSNGGDGISIFLIDGSIPKEQLNIGSYGGGLGYTHVMRTSRWGGNLEGLRGAYLGIGLDEFGNFKSRFLQGDRTRNGLTDVSIAGWRSNITLRGKRGNQYLSSAEPAGYNGYPLLYSTATNVASSSNNRSVYLDVQTGKHVGIKNPNFSQFNIESGGNSIPQSDTDVRFRKAYVTLVPNPSGGYNITLEIQHGNVKEKIVDNYYYPTSLKYTENAMQNNQVRTLDTSPPATFRIGFAASTGAAKNIHLLKNLGVSKPYAAEVTDDLFEGCPKIKSIYSPLLNDAAYSKKNGQNPPTASYDNIDFNSFRFLDINGNVIPNIVGGVYTNNEGTWTYYPSTGKLSFKPADGFTGVAQIRYDIKGGGRDGTEIPYNQEDYRSMPGLIQVNISNSNNCSKSCVISNKNVTQKIKTE
- a CDS encoding SDR family NAD(P)-dependent oxidoreductase, whose protein sequence is MDTKESFAVVTGASQGLGKAFVEHLARKKINVILISLPNQNVKELSERIADSYEVKTHYYEIDLSSNENVLNLTEELNRSFNIHILINNAGLGGTQKFVDATPDYINTILQVNVMATSMMTHQLLPNLLKQPKAYILNVSSMAAFSPIGFKTVYPASKTFIHSFSRGLHEELKDTNVFVSVVNPGAMKTNIDVCKRIEKQGFLGKLTLLDPNKVAARCVNQLFKRDSVIMVNPISWLVMKILPIWIKLPLMTNAIKKEIEA